The following proteins come from a genomic window of Salvia hispanica cultivar TCC Black 2014 chromosome 4, UniMelb_Shisp_WGS_1.0, whole genome shotgun sequence:
- the LOC125222693 gene encoding uncharacterized protein LOC125222693 isoform X3, producing the protein MVLRQHSSIWSAPALASSGQKIGNLYLLFSSIAMSRCFPFPPPGYELKGRPFDDVDVIIKEKEKHKKHKDKREKNDTKEKSERKKKERGGEKHRDKRDKKRKREKDRDKKDNNKDKEKKVGPLESQNDHEPVPDAAPELGNRVKNDGSMGVQTVQKVTILERQKTNLSDKVQENGNGRLGIKDLRDRSRMANCQSFQVDSRSLGSGGNSYGENQIKVEEGKERNGYGCGIGTGEGGTSMNADQNKNVKAEDKKGKEENKRELTGFRNCEVKENTSNLNLLDFHSKFPSDLLKENNDCQGKLPKLKELNGFLHAKDSGVRLNNISRHAIASDQVDQTGTGIRPCQDTNNIGVVGKRAVITDEKKVNGKLSSPQSVIDNVRNIGPCQTSADNRITENGRVHINSHVVSNGVISPHIVRIQRKMEPCQTSKNVAMAKQINSSFDQKVPFSLPHVAIGGKLAVQALDASHMRMHTNELRISGSLEGKKHSSSRKLKVTTTTNTKLPHPDVKYLSQILTVPEVEWPQSDDQEWLFDRQDSETKRPKLASPDTKHVWSEAIHLKASDVTVLPYVIPY; encoded by the exons ATGGTGCTTCGGCAGCATAGTTCTATCTGGTCGGCTCCTGCATTGGCAAGTTCTGGCCAGAAAATAGGAAATCTTTACTTGCTGTTTTCGTCAATTGCAATGTCTCGCTGTTTTCCCTTTCCGCCGCCTGGATATGAGTTGAAGGGTAGACCTTTCGATGATGTGGATGTGATCATAAAG GAGAAAGAAAAGCACAAGAAGCACAAGGATAAGAGGGAGAAGAATGATacgaaagaaaaaagtgaaagaaagaaaaaggagagagGCGGAGAGAAACACAGAGACAAGAGGGATAAGAAACGAAAGCGGGAGAAAGACAGAGACAAAAAGGATAACaataaagataaagaaaagaaagtagGGCCCTTGGAGAGCCAAAATGATCATGAGCCTGTTCCAGATGCTGCCCCCGAATTGGGAAATCGAGTTAAAAATGACGGATCAATGGGTGTCCAAACGGTTCAGAAAGTCACAATTTTGGAAAGGCAAAAGACCAACTTGTCGGATAAGGTGCAAGAGAATGGTAATGGCAGGTTGGGTATTAAGGATCTGAGAGATCGCAGCAGAATGGCTAATTGTCAAAGTTTCCAAGTTGATTCAAGGAGTTTGGGAAGTGGCGGGAATAGTTATggagaaaatcaaattaaggTTGAGGAGGGAAAGGAAAGGAATGGATACGGCTGCGGGATTGGCACAGGTGAAGGGGGTACTAGCATGAATGCagatcaaaataagaatgtgAAAGCAGAGGACAAGAAAGGGAAAGAGgagaataaaagagagttAACTGGGTTTAGGAATTGCGAGGTCAAGGAAAATACAAGTAATCTTAATCTTCTAGATTTTCACTCTAAATTTCCCTCAGATCTTCTGAAGGAGAACAATGACTGCCAGGGAAAGCTTCCAAAACTGAAGGAGTTGAATGGCTTCTTACATG CCAAAGACAGTGGAGTTCGACTCAATAATATTTCCAGGCATGCCATCGCGTCTGATCAAGTTGATCAAACCGGAACTGGTATTCGTCCTTGTCAAGATACTAATAACATAGGAGTGGTGGGTAAAAGAGCTGTTATTACAGATGAGAAGAAGGTGAATGGCAAGCTTTCATCCCCTCAATCGGTGATTGATAACGTAAGGAATATTGGACCTTGCCAGACCTCAGCTGATAACAGAATAACAGAGAATGGTAGGGTTCATATTAATTCTCATGTTGTGAGTAATGGCGTTATCTCCCCTCACATTGTCCGTATACAAAGAAAGATGGAACCATGCCAGACTAGCAAGAATGTTGCAATGGCCAAGCAGATCAATAGCAGTTTTGACCAAAAAGTTCCATTCTCACTTCCACACGTGGCGATTGGAGGAAAACTGGCTGTGCAAGCGCTAGATGCTAGCCATATGAGGATGCATACAAATGAGTTGAGGATCAGTGGTTCTTTAGAAGGTAAGAAGCACTCTTCATCAAGAAAGCTGAAggtcaccaccaccaccaacacTAAGCTTCCTCACCCTGATGTGAAATACTTGAGCCAGATACTTACTGTTCCTGAGGTAGAATGGCCACAAAGCGATGACCAAGAATGGCTGTTTGACCGCCAAGATTCAGAAACAAAGAGGCCCAAATTAGCATCCCCGGATACGAAACATGTCTGGTCAGAAGCCATACATTTGAAGGCTTCAGATGTCACCGTGTTGCCATATGTCATTCCTTACTAG
- the LOC125222693 gene encoding uncharacterized protein LOC125222693 isoform X1, with amino-acid sequence MLICLYTNNSQRTTVRECRDTGNEFKDMVLRQHSSIWSAPALASSGQKIGNLYLLFSSIAMSRCFPFPPPGYELKGRPFDDVDVIIKEKEKHKKHKDKREKNDTKEKSERKKKERGGEKHRDKRDKKRKREKDRDKKDNNKDKEKKVGPLESQNDHEPVPDAAPELGNRVKNDGSMGVQTVQKVTILERQKTNLSDKVQENGNGRLGIKDLRDRSRMANCQSFQVDSRSLGSGGNSYGENQIKVEEGKERNGYGCGIGTGEGGTSMNADQNKNVKAEDKKGKEENKRELTGFRNCEVKENTSNLNLLDFHSKFPSDLLKENNDCQGKLPKLKELNGFLHAKDSGVRLNNISRHAIASDQVDQTGTGIRPCQDTNNIGVVGKRAVITDEKKVNGKLSSPQSVIDNVRNIGPCQTSADNRITENGRVHINSHVVSNGVISPHIVRIQRKMEPCQTSKNVAMAKQINSSFDQKVPFSLPHVAIGGKLAVQALDASHMRMHTNELRISGSLEGKKHSSSRKLKVTTTTNTKLPHPDVKYLSQILTVPEVEWPQSDDQEWLFDRQDSETKRPKLASPDTKHVWSEAIHLKASDVTVLPYVIPY; translated from the exons ATGCTTATTTGTTTATACACAAACAATTCGCAGAGAACGACAG TGAGGGAGTGCCGGGACACTGGAAATGAGTTTAAGGACATGGTGCTTCGGCAGCATAGTTCTATCTGGTCGGCTCCTGCATTGGCAAGTTCTGGCCAGAAAATAGGAAATCTTTACTTGCTGTTTTCGTCAATTGCAATGTCTCGCTGTTTTCCCTTTCCGCCGCCTGGATATGAGTTGAAGGGTAGACCTTTCGATGATGTGGATGTGATCATAAAG GAGAAAGAAAAGCACAAGAAGCACAAGGATAAGAGGGAGAAGAATGATacgaaagaaaaaagtgaaagaaagaaaaaggagagagGCGGAGAGAAACACAGAGACAAGAGGGATAAGAAACGAAAGCGGGAGAAAGACAGAGACAAAAAGGATAACaataaagataaagaaaagaaagtagGGCCCTTGGAGAGCCAAAATGATCATGAGCCTGTTCCAGATGCTGCCCCCGAATTGGGAAATCGAGTTAAAAATGACGGATCAATGGGTGTCCAAACGGTTCAGAAAGTCACAATTTTGGAAAGGCAAAAGACCAACTTGTCGGATAAGGTGCAAGAGAATGGTAATGGCAGGTTGGGTATTAAGGATCTGAGAGATCGCAGCAGAATGGCTAATTGTCAAAGTTTCCAAGTTGATTCAAGGAGTTTGGGAAGTGGCGGGAATAGTTATggagaaaatcaaattaaggTTGAGGAGGGAAAGGAAAGGAATGGATACGGCTGCGGGATTGGCACAGGTGAAGGGGGTACTAGCATGAATGCagatcaaaataagaatgtgAAAGCAGAGGACAAGAAAGGGAAAGAGgagaataaaagagagttAACTGGGTTTAGGAATTGCGAGGTCAAGGAAAATACAAGTAATCTTAATCTTCTAGATTTTCACTCTAAATTTCCCTCAGATCTTCTGAAGGAGAACAATGACTGCCAGGGAAAGCTTCCAAAACTGAAGGAGTTGAATGGCTTCTTACATG CCAAAGACAGTGGAGTTCGACTCAATAATATTTCCAGGCATGCCATCGCGTCTGATCAAGTTGATCAAACCGGAACTGGTATTCGTCCTTGTCAAGATACTAATAACATAGGAGTGGTGGGTAAAAGAGCTGTTATTACAGATGAGAAGAAGGTGAATGGCAAGCTTTCATCCCCTCAATCGGTGATTGATAACGTAAGGAATATTGGACCTTGCCAGACCTCAGCTGATAACAGAATAACAGAGAATGGTAGGGTTCATATTAATTCTCATGTTGTGAGTAATGGCGTTATCTCCCCTCACATTGTCCGTATACAAAGAAAGATGGAACCATGCCAGACTAGCAAGAATGTTGCAATGGCCAAGCAGATCAATAGCAGTTTTGACCAAAAAGTTCCATTCTCACTTCCACACGTGGCGATTGGAGGAAAACTGGCTGTGCAAGCGCTAGATGCTAGCCATATGAGGATGCATACAAATGAGTTGAGGATCAGTGGTTCTTTAGAAGGTAAGAAGCACTCTTCATCAAGAAAGCTGAAggtcaccaccaccaccaacacTAAGCTTCCTCACCCTGATGTGAAATACTTGAGCCAGATACTTACTGTTCCTGAGGTAGAATGGCCACAAAGCGATGACCAAGAATGGCTGTTTGACCGCCAAGATTCAGAAACAAAGAGGCCCAAATTAGCATCCCCGGATACGAAACATGTCTGGTCAGAAGCCATACATTTGAAGGCTTCAGATGTCACCGTGTTGCCATATGTCATTCCTTACTAG
- the LOC125185360 gene encoding chaperone protein dnaJ 20, chloroplastic-like, producing the protein MSWTIIISSINPTVCIHPKPEIRFPQKISFSSRGRFGPCGTAQTMYQVLGIAENVSNFSDIKKAYKQMARKYHPDVSPPDRVDDYTRRFIMVHEAYQTLSNPQTRAHYDTELAFGCAFPSHPRNHQVKEWRSGWRSQLDELQRRDCRERSTWGSRMRKCY; encoded by the exons atgagttggaCAATTATTATCTCAAGCATCAATCCAACGGTCTGCATTCACCCAAAACCCGAAATACGATTCCCCCAAAAGATCTCCTTCAGTTCCCGAGGCCGATTCGGGCCCTGCGGCACGGCCCAAACAATGTACCAAGTGCTGGGAATTGCAGAGAACGTGAGCAACTTTTCCGACATAAAAAAAGCTTACAAACAGATGGCAAGAAAGTACCATCCCGACGTTTCCCCACCGGACAGAGTGGACGACTACACCAGGAGATTTATCATGGTACATGAGGCCTACCAAACGCTGTCTAATCCGCAGACTAGAGCTCATTACGACACAGAATTAGCCTTCGGCTGTGCTTTTCCTTCTCATCCAAGGAACCATCAG gtAAAGGAGTGGAGAAGTGGATGGCGGTCACAATTGGACGAATTGCAGCGACGTGACTGTAGGGAGAGGTCGACGTGGGGATCTCGAATGCGAAAATGCTACTAA
- the LOC125218487 gene encoding beta-glucosidase BoGH3B-like, giving the protein MQRMTLEEKIGQMIQLERNVASLDVMKQYFIGSVLSGGGSVPKPNASAADWMEMVNNIQKAALSTRLGIPMIYGIDAVHGNNTAYEATIFPHNVGLGATRDPELIKRIGAATALEVRATGIQYAFSPCIAVCRDPRWGRCYESYSEDHTIVQSMTEMIPGLEGDPPADYKKGIPFIAGKEKVVACAKHFVGDGGTARGIDQSDTVIDAKELFSIHMPAYYDSISKGVATIMISFSSWNGKKMHANRDLITGFLKDILKFEGFVISDYEGIDLLTSPPRQNYTYSVQAGVLAGIDMFMIPDKFLEFIDNLTSLVKSNVIPMTRIDDAVQRTLRMKFVMGLFEDPLADLSLAKHLGSQEHRELAREAVRKSLVLLKNGKGLNSPVLPLPKKAQTILVAGSHADNLGFQCGGWTMEWQGFSGNNQTEGTTILAAIKRTVDPSTQVVFSENPDASFVKDGGFSHAIVVVGETPYAEMHGDSTDLTIAEPGPSTINNVCGSMKCVVVVVSGRPVVMEPYVNQIDALVAAWLPGSEGQGVADVLFGDYGFSGKLARTWFKSVDQLPMNVGDAHYDPLFPFGFGLTTQPTHHA; this is encoded by the exons ATGCAAAGAATGACTCTTGAAGAGAAGATTGGACAAATGATACAACTTGAAAGGAATGTAGCCTCCCTTGATGTGATGAAGCAGTATTTCATAG GGAGTGTGTTGAGTGGTGGAGGAAGTGTTCCTAAGCCCAATGCTTCTGCAGCAGATTGGATGGAAATGGTGAATAATATTCAAAAGGCGGCTCTTTCAACTCGGCTTGGGATACCTATGATTTATGGAATTGATGCTGTTCATGGCAACAACACTGCCTATGAAGCTACCATTTTTCCTCACAATGTTGGCCTGGGTGCCACCag GGATCCTGAACTTATAAAGAGGATTGGAGCAGCTACTGCACTCGAAGTTAGGGCCACCGGAATTCAATACGCCTTCTCACCCTGCATAGCT GTCTGCCGGGATCCAAGATGGGGCCGTTGCTATGAGAGCTACAGCGAGGATCACACGATTGTCCAGAGCATGACCGAGATGATCCCCGGTTTAGAGGGCGACCCCCCAGCTGACTATAAGAAGGGCATTCCATTTATTGCTGGAAA GGAAAAAGTTGTAGCTTGTGCAAAGCATTTCGTGGGAGATGGAGGAACGGCGAGGGGAATAGACCAAAGCGACACTGTCATTGACGCCAAAGAATTGTTTAGCATCCACATGCCTGCCTACTATGATTCTATCAGTAAAGGAGTTGCCACAATTATGATCTCTTTCTCGAGCTGGAATGGAAAGAAGATGCATGCTAACCGCGATCTCATCACTGGCTTCCTCAAGGACATACTAAAATTTGAg GGCTTTGTTATATCAGATTACGAGGGCATTGATTTGCTCACAAGTCCACCCCGCCAGAACTACACTTATTCTGTTCAAGCTGGAGTTCTTGCTGGAATCGACATG TTTATGATACCTGATAAATTCCTTGAGTTCATCGACAATCTAACTTCACTTGTGAAAAGTAACGTGATCCCCATGACTAGGATCGATGATGCTGTCCAGAGAACACTAAGGATGAAATTCGTCATGGGCCTATTTGAGGACCCCCTAGCCGATCTCTCCCTAGCAAAACATCTTGGAAGCCAGGAACATAGAGAGCTTGCAAGGGAAGCTGTAAGAAAATCACTTGTCCTGTTGAAGAATGGCAAGGGCCTGAACAGTCCAGTGCTTCCCCTCCCAAAGAAAGCACAAACAATTCTGGTTGCCGGCTCTCATGCTGATAACTTGGGATTCCAATGTGGAGGTTGGACTATGGAGTGGCAGGGCTTTAGTGGCAATAACCAAACTGAAG GAACTACAATCCTGGCTGCCATCAAGAGGACGGTAGACCCTTCGACACAGGTGGTGTTCTCGGAGAATCCGGATGCAAGCTTCGTGAAGGATGGAGGATTCTCCCACGCCATCGTTGTAGTGGGGGAGACCCCCTACGCGGAGATGCATGGGGATAGCACGGACCTAACCATAGCAGAGCCTGGTCCAAGCACCATAAATAACGTGTGTGGATCGATGAAATGTGTGGTGGTGGTTGTCTCCGGGAGGCCTGTAGTGATGGAGCCCTACGTTAACCAAATAGATGCTTTGGTGGCGGCGTGGCTGCCGGGCAGTGAAGGACAAGGTGTGGCTGATGTGTTGTTTGGTGACTATGGATTCAGTGGGAAACTTGCAAGGACTTGGTTCAAATCAGTGGATCAACTGCCTATGAATGTTGGAGATGCACATTATGATCCTCTTTTCCCTTTTGGGTTTGGGCTTACAACTCAACCTACCCATCATGCCTAA
- the LOC125222693 gene encoding uncharacterized protein LOC125222693 isoform X2, producing MLICLYTNNSQRTTVRECRDTGNEFKDMVLRQHSSIWSAPALASSGQKIGNLYLLFSSIAMSRCFPFPPPGYELKGRPFDDVDVIIKEKEKHKKHKDKREKNDTKEKSERKKKERGGEKHRDKRDKKRKREKDRDKKDNNKDKEKKVGPLESQNDHEPVPDAAPELGNRVKNDGSMGVQTVQKVTILERQKTNLSDKVQENGNGRLGIKDLRDRSRMANCQSFQVDSRSLGSGGNSYGENQIKVEEGKERNGYGCGIGTGEGGTSMNADQNKNVKAEDKKGKEENKRELTGFRNCEVKENTSNLNLLDFHSKFPSDLLKENNDCQGKLPKLKELNGFLHAKDSGVRLNNISRHAIASDQVDQTGTDEKKVNGKLSSPQSVIDNVRNIGPCQTSADNRITENGRVHINSHVVSNGVISPHIVRIQRKMEPCQTSKNVAMAKQINSSFDQKVPFSLPHVAIGGKLAVQALDASHMRMHTNELRISGSLEGKKHSSSRKLKVTTTTNTKLPHPDVKYLSQILTVPEVEWPQSDDQEWLFDRQDSETKRPKLASPDTKHVWSEAIHLKASDVTVLPYVIPY from the exons ATGCTTATTTGTTTATACACAAACAATTCGCAGAGAACGACAG TGAGGGAGTGCCGGGACACTGGAAATGAGTTTAAGGACATGGTGCTTCGGCAGCATAGTTCTATCTGGTCGGCTCCTGCATTGGCAAGTTCTGGCCAGAAAATAGGAAATCTTTACTTGCTGTTTTCGTCAATTGCAATGTCTCGCTGTTTTCCCTTTCCGCCGCCTGGATATGAGTTGAAGGGTAGACCTTTCGATGATGTGGATGTGATCATAAAG GAGAAAGAAAAGCACAAGAAGCACAAGGATAAGAGGGAGAAGAATGATacgaaagaaaaaagtgaaagaaagaaaaaggagagagGCGGAGAGAAACACAGAGACAAGAGGGATAAGAAACGAAAGCGGGAGAAAGACAGAGACAAAAAGGATAACaataaagataaagaaaagaaagtagGGCCCTTGGAGAGCCAAAATGATCATGAGCCTGTTCCAGATGCTGCCCCCGAATTGGGAAATCGAGTTAAAAATGACGGATCAATGGGTGTCCAAACGGTTCAGAAAGTCACAATTTTGGAAAGGCAAAAGACCAACTTGTCGGATAAGGTGCAAGAGAATGGTAATGGCAGGTTGGGTATTAAGGATCTGAGAGATCGCAGCAGAATGGCTAATTGTCAAAGTTTCCAAGTTGATTCAAGGAGTTTGGGAAGTGGCGGGAATAGTTATggagaaaatcaaattaaggTTGAGGAGGGAAAGGAAAGGAATGGATACGGCTGCGGGATTGGCACAGGTGAAGGGGGTACTAGCATGAATGCagatcaaaataagaatgtgAAAGCAGAGGACAAGAAAGGGAAAGAGgagaataaaagagagttAACTGGGTTTAGGAATTGCGAGGTCAAGGAAAATACAAGTAATCTTAATCTTCTAGATTTTCACTCTAAATTTCCCTCAGATCTTCTGAAGGAGAACAATGACTGCCAGGGAAAGCTTCCAAAACTGAAGGAGTTGAATGGCTTCTTACATG CCAAAGACAGTGGAGTTCGACTCAATAATATTTCCAGGCATGCCATCGCGTCTGATCAAGTTGATCAAACCGGAACTG ATGAGAAGAAGGTGAATGGCAAGCTTTCATCCCCTCAATCGGTGATTGATAACGTAAGGAATATTGGACCTTGCCAGACCTCAGCTGATAACAGAATAACAGAGAATGGTAGGGTTCATATTAATTCTCATGTTGTGAGTAATGGCGTTATCTCCCCTCACATTGTCCGTATACAAAGAAAGATGGAACCATGCCAGACTAGCAAGAATGTTGCAATGGCCAAGCAGATCAATAGCAGTTTTGACCAAAAAGTTCCATTCTCACTTCCACACGTGGCGATTGGAGGAAAACTGGCTGTGCAAGCGCTAGATGCTAGCCATATGAGGATGCATACAAATGAGTTGAGGATCAGTGGTTCTTTAGAAGGTAAGAAGCACTCTTCATCAAGAAAGCTGAAggtcaccaccaccaccaacacTAAGCTTCCTCACCCTGATGTGAAATACTTGAGCCAGATACTTACTGTTCCTGAGGTAGAATGGCCACAAAGCGATGACCAAGAATGGCTGTTTGACCGCCAAGATTCAGAAACAAAGAGGCCCAAATTAGCATCCCCGGATACGAAACATGTCTGGTCAGAAGCCATACATTTGAAGGCTTCAGATGTCACCGTGTTGCCATATGTCATTCCTTACTAG
- the LOC125223391 gene encoding GTP cyclohydrolase 1-like, translating to MGVLDECHYNVGIENGVSVGSVAIEDAVRVLLLGLGEDINREGLRKTPLRVAKALIDGTRGYHQNVKDIVSGALFPESGLESSVGSAGGAGGLVIVRDLDLFSYCESCLLPFQVKCHVGYIPSGHRVVGLSKLSRVAEVFAKRLQDPQRLANEICAALQHSIKPTGVAVVLQCSHIHFPNFQTALFDPNHQGCVKLSVMSGSGAFDDEKAGIWTDFLGLLRFRGLTADDAHSRGSLENSWCPSRTICKMAASDPSLLAAVSSILYALGEDPLREDLVDTPARFINWLMNFKNSNVDMKLNGFVRGSKRETSLTPPRDFSHICSELNLPFWSQCEHHLLPFHGVVHIGYYSSSRIISNVGKSLLQSVVQFYGFKLQVQERLTRQVAEVASSILGEDVIVVVEASHTCMISRGIEKLGSSTATIAVLGRFSTDPTARAKFLQIIPSSA from the exons ATGGGCGTTTTAGATGAATGTCATTACAACGTGGGAATAGAGAATGGAGTGAGTGTTGGGTCTGTGGCCATTGAGGATGCTGTGAGAGTGTTGTTGCTGGGCTTGGGTGAGGATATCAATCGCGAAGGTCTTCGTAAGACGCCTCTTCGTGTGGCCAAGGCCCTCATAGATGGGACTCGAG GCTATCATCAGAATGTGAAAGACATTGTCAGCGGCGCTTTATTTCCTGAGTCTGGGTTGGAAAGCAGTGTTGGTTCTGCTGGCGGAGCAGGCGGGCTTGTCATTGTACGGGATCTTGATCTCTTCTCGTATTGCGAGTCTTGCTTGCTTCCTTTCCAGGTCAAGTGTCACGTTGGTTACATCCCATCTGGCCACCGTGTTGTGGGGCTGAGCAAGCTTTCTCGGGTTGCTGAAGTCTTCGCCAAGCGCCTTCAAGATCCACAGCGACTGGCCAATGAAATCTGCGCAGCTCTGCAGCACAGTATCAAGCCAACGGGCGTTGCTGTCGTTCTCCAGTGCTCCCACATCCATTTCCCGAACTTCCAGACCGCCCTATTCGACCCCAATCACCAAGGATGTGTGAAGTTATCAGTTATGTCAGGATCAGGAGCGTTTGACGATGAGAAGGCCGGTATCTGGACCGATTTCCTTGGCCTTCTCAGATTCAGAGGCCTAACTGCAGATGATGCCCATTCCAGAGGCTCGCTCGAAAATTCCTGGTGCCCTTCTCGAACCATCTGCAAGATGGCTGCATCAGACCCGTCTCTGCTCGCCGCAGTTTCCTCAATCCTGTATGCCCTGGGCGAGGACCCGTTGAGAGAGGATCTGGTGGACACCCCGGCTCGATTCATCAACTGGCTGATGAACTTCAAGAACTCAAATGTGGACATGAAGCTCAATGGGTTCGTACGCGGTAGCAAGAGGGAAACGTCTCTAACACCGCCCAGAGATTTCAGCCACATCTGCTCCGAGCTGAACCTGCCATTCTGGTCACAATGCGAGCACCATCTGCTCCCGTTCCACGGCGTTGTGCACATAGGTTATTACAGCTCGAGCCGCATCATCAGCAACGTGGGGAAATCGCTTCTGCAGTCAGTGGTGCAGTTCTATGGGTTCAAACTGCAGGTGCAGGAGAGGCTAACCAGACAGGTGGCCGAGGTAGCTTCTTCGATCTTAGGCGAAGACGTGATCGTGGTCGTTGAAGCTAGTCATACTTGTATGATATCTCGAGGGATCGAGAAGCTAGGAAGCAGCACTGCCACCATTGCTGTACTTGGTCGATTCTCCACTGATCCAACAGCGAGGGCCAAATTTTTGCAGATAATTCCGAGTTCAGCTTGA
- the LOC125219305 gene encoding chaperone protein dnaJ 20, chloroplastic-like: MNSKMMSTSISTHIPAPALSKFKQSPKTQKMSLRVPRPRAQISGVYAPPAQTKETLYELLGIAEDVKSLSDIKKAYKQMARKYHPDVSPPDQLDEYTRRFIMVHEAYETLSDPQTRARYDRDLAFGAAFSFSPQGMEEKEEWRSSWGSQLDQLQRRNCRERSSWGARMRNSTNSFM, from the exons ATGAATTCGAAAATGATGTCAACCAGCATAAGCACTCATATTCCAGCTCCAGCCCTTTCAAAATTCAAGCAATCTcccaaaacacaaaaaatgtcattgAGAGTCCCAAGGCCGAGGGCCCAAATCTCAGGCGTGTATGCTCCCCCCGCCCAAACAAAGGAGACACTGTACGAACTGCTGGGAATTGCAGAGGACGTGAAGAGCTTGTCCGACATTAAAAAAGCGTACAAACAGATGGCCAGAAAGTACCATCCCGACGTTTCTCCACCGGACCAACTGGACGAATACACCAGGAGGTTTATTATGGTACATGAGGCCTACGAAACGCTCTCTGATCCCCAAACCAGAGCTCGCTATGACAGAGACTTGGCTTTCGGTGCtgccttttctttctctccccAG GGAATGGAGGAAAAAGAGGAGTGGAGGAGCAGCTGGGGGTCACAATTGGACCAACTGCAGCGACGCAATTGTAGGGAGAGATCGTCGTGGGGGGCTCGAATGCGAAACTCTACTAATTCATTTAtgtag
- the LOC125218488 gene encoding chaperone protein dnaJ 20, chloroplastic-like — protein sequence MKCKILASGPNSAIYAVPKPNQSSEARISFSARVAIKGSCGLNGARIQARIVASSAVTAESLYEVLGIGESVSSVSDIKKAYKKMARKYHPDVSAPDRVDENTRRFIMVKEAYETLSNPHRKALYAVGHAHVIEEHKEWKMRWQSQLDELKSNHISTREKLSWGARMRSQA from the exons atgaagtgCAAAATCTTAGCATCAGGCCCGAATTCAGCCATTTACGCAGTCCCAAAGCCCAATCAATCGAGCGAAGCCCGCATTTCCTTCTCCGCCAGAGTGGCCATCAAGGGCTCATGCGGGCTGAACGGGGCCCGAATCCAGGCCCGCATCGTGGCGTCCAGCGCAGTAACCGCAGAGTCACTGTACGAAGTGCTGGGAATTGGAGAGAGCGTGAGTTCGGTTTCCGATATAAAAAAAGCGTACAAGAAAATGGCCAGAAAGTACCATCCGGACGTTTCGGCACCGGATCGAGTGGACGAGAACACTCGGAGATTTATAATGGTGAAAGAGGCTTATGAGACTCTCTCCAATCCGCACAGGAAAGCTCTCTATGCCGTCGGCCATGCCCAT GTAATTGAAGAACACAAGGAGTGGAAAATGAGGTGGCAGTCTCAGCTTGATGAATTGAAGAGCAATCATATTTCAACAAGAGAGAAACTGTCTTGGGGTGCACGAATGCGTAGTCAagcttga